The Lichenihabitans psoromatis genome contains a region encoding:
- the crtI gene encoding phytoene desaturase family protein, with protein MNMHVGLENSLKPKRVAVVGAGPGGLASAMMLAAAGLDVTVYEKADRVGGRTRTIEAEQFRFDIGPTFFLYPEILQSLFHRCGLDLADFVTLKRLDPHYRLKFEDGPDLVTTSDLDRLEVEIAKIDAEDAKNIRRFIARGRAKLEAFRPVLQKAFLSPLDLLSPDVLKSLGLLAPFSSVDGDLSKLFKDPRIRLAFSFQTKYLGMSPFRCPSLFTILSFLEYEFGVWHPMGGCGTLSEGMATAARRLGVKFRLGEEVRSIDFEGKVATGIVTANGREACDAVVVNGDFAHAIPRLIPARLRRRWSDKRIDKAQYSCSTFMLYLGIEGRYDHLDHHTIFLAKDYRRNIEEIEAAEKPPEQPSIYVQNPVRSDPAFGGADYSSLYVLVPVGHCGKVDWAAEGGAFRDMVLERLEGLGLTDLRNRIRFEKVVTPDQWRDDLSIYRGATFNLAHSLDQMLLFRPHNKFDGVDGVYLVGGGTHPGSGLPVIYEGARITSDLVLSDLGQADRIPTATANDMPLVASSQA; from the coding sequence ATGAACATGCATGTCGGTCTCGAAAACTCACTGAAGCCTAAGCGGGTCGCGGTCGTTGGAGCCGGTCCCGGTGGGCTTGCCAGCGCCATGATGCTCGCGGCTGCGGGCCTTGACGTCACCGTCTACGAGAAAGCCGACCGGGTCGGCGGACGGACTCGCACCATCGAAGCGGAACAGTTCAGGTTCGATATTGGACCGACGTTTTTTCTCTATCCCGAGATCTTGCAAAGTCTATTCCATAGATGTGGTCTCGACCTTGCTGATTTTGTGACGCTCAAGCGTCTCGATCCGCACTATCGGCTGAAGTTCGAAGATGGGCCGGATCTTGTCACAACCAGCGATCTCGACCGGCTCGAAGTCGAGATTGCAAAAATCGACGCAGAGGATGCCAAGAACATCCGCCGCTTCATCGCGCGCGGCCGGGCCAAGCTCGAGGCATTTCGCCCGGTTTTACAGAAAGCGTTTCTGAGCCCACTCGATCTGCTAAGCCCGGATGTCTTGAAATCCTTGGGGTTGCTCGCGCCATTCTCGTCCGTCGACGGCGATCTCAGCAAGTTGTTCAAGGATCCGAGGATCCGCCTCGCCTTTTCGTTTCAGACCAAATATCTCGGCATGTCGCCATTTCGGTGCCCGAGCCTTTTCACGATCCTGTCGTTCCTCGAATATGAATTTGGCGTATGGCACCCGATGGGGGGCTGCGGGACGCTGAGTGAAGGCATGGCGACAGCTGCACGCCGGCTCGGGGTCAAGTTCCGGTTGGGCGAGGAGGTCCGATCGATCGACTTCGAAGGCAAAGTGGCGACCGGCATCGTCACCGCCAATGGCCGCGAGGCGTGCGATGCCGTTGTCGTGAACGGCGATTTCGCCCACGCGATTCCGCGTCTCATCCCGGCGCGCCTCCGCAGGAGATGGTCGGATAAGCGCATCGACAAAGCGCAATATTCTTGCTCGACCTTTATGCTCTATCTCGGCATCGAAGGTCGCTATGACCATCTCGACCATCATACGATTTTTCTGGCGAAGGATTATCGCCGGAACATCGAAGAGATCGAGGCTGCTGAAAAACCGCCGGAGCAACCGTCGATCTACGTGCAGAACCCGGTCCGATCGGATCCGGCCTTCGGCGGCGCCGATTATTCGTCGCTTTACGTGCTTGTCCCTGTCGGTCACTGCGGCAAGGTCGATTGGGCCGCCGAAGGTGGTGCATTCCGCGATATGGTGCTCGAGCGGCTCGAAGGTTTGGGATTGACCGATCTCCGCAACCGCATTCGTTTCGAAAAGGTCGTGACGCCGGATCAGTGGCGGGACGACCTGTCGATTTATCGCGGTGCGACCTTCAACCTCGCGCATTCACTCGATCAGATGTTGCTGTTTCGGCCGCATAACAAGTTCGACGGTGTCGACGGCGTCTATCTTGTAGGCGGCGGAACCCATCCGGGGTCAGGTCTGCCGGTCATTTATGAGGGAGCGCGGATCACCAGCGATCTCGTCCTCAGCGATCTTGGGCAGGCCGACCGTATCCCGACCGCTACCGCCAACGACATGCCGCTTGTGGCGTCGAGCCAAGCATGA
- a CDS encoding DUF2141 domain-containing protein: protein MCDVPTRQPAQPTRIARRVWSRLTAATVAVLAGGLSTAYAAEVVVRVEGVTPSQTRVYVSLCTGGLEPDDCGNAQVVGADSPTLQVRFANVPPGVYAVAAFQDLNGDGTLDRSPRGLPREPYGFSREAGRMTSPRFDRAAFTVERDVSVAVRLALPGRP, encoded by the coding sequence ATGTGCGACGTGCCAACACGACAGCCGGCTCAGCCGACCAGGATTGCGCGACGTGTTTGGTCGCGGTTAACCGCCGCAACGGTGGCGGTTCTGGCGGGAGGCCTGAGCACCGCCTATGCGGCGGAGGTCGTGGTCCGGGTCGAGGGCGTCACACCTTCGCAAACCCGCGTCTATGTCAGTCTCTGTACGGGGGGCTTGGAGCCGGATGATTGCGGCAATGCCCAGGTCGTGGGCGCCGACAGCCCCACGCTGCAGGTCCGCTTTGCGAACGTGCCGCCCGGCGTCTATGCGGTCGCGGCCTTTCAGGACTTGAACGGCGACGGTACGTTGGACCGATCGCCCCGTGGGCTTCCCCGCGAACCTTACGGATTCTCGCGCGAGGCCGGTCGCATGACGTCGCCCCGCTTCGATCGAGCAGCCTTTACGGTCGAGCGCGATGTATCGGTCGCGGTCCGGCTGGCCTTACCGGGGCGTCCATGA
- a CDS encoding ABC transporter ATP-binding protein: MTSAGSMTPSGPTDIVAHVSNIRVDRAHRLILDNVTLELRAGTVTLLAGPNGAGKTTLIRALSGSIVPTSGQVGVVGYAPSRDRRARAALGLVPQEIALYSRLSVRENIEVFAAFSGGRATPALVDHCVARTGLASVADALVSTLSGGFQRRANIACALVGRPRLLLLDEPLVGLDPLARRAICADLKSLARTDNVALLLATHDLDDGEAIADTVVILRAGRIAAQASPTDLVTAQFAAETSRTEVLLMDQPDDAARSALMTRGYVPTAEATVWRGIHRAAEGPVSLETADLGLPMAQIRELRQRRFRLGDAYEAIVGPGGAS, translated from the coding sequence ATGACGTCAGCCGGGTCAATGACGCCATCAGGACCGACCGACATCGTCGCTCATGTGTCCAACATCCGCGTCGACAGAGCGCACCGCCTGATCTTGGATAACGTCACGCTGGAACTCCGCGCCGGTACGGTGACGCTTCTGGCTGGGCCGAACGGCGCCGGCAAGACAACTCTGATCCGTGCTTTGAGCGGCAGCATCGTTCCGACATCGGGCCAGGTCGGCGTCGTCGGCTACGCCCCAAGCCGCGACCGCCGCGCCCGTGCTGCTCTCGGCCTCGTGCCCCAGGAGATCGCGCTCTATTCACGGCTGAGCGTGCGGGAAAATATCGAGGTTTTTGCCGCGTTTTCGGGCGGGCGCGCAACCCCGGCTCTCGTCGACCATTGTGTCGCCCGCACCGGCCTCGCCTCCGTCGCCGACGCTCTGGTCTCGACCCTGTCGGGCGGCTTTCAACGCCGCGCCAATATTGCGTGCGCGCTGGTTGGTCGTCCACGCCTCCTGCTGCTCGACGAACCGCTGGTCGGTCTCGACCCTCTCGCGCGGCGCGCGATTTGCGCGGACCTGAAAAGCCTTGCCCGCACCGATAACGTGGCGTTGCTGCTCGCAACGCATGACCTCGACGACGGCGAGGCGATCGCCGATACGGTCGTGATTCTGCGGGCCGGTCGCATCGCGGCCCAGGCCAGCCCGACCGACCTCGTCACGGCCCAATTCGCGGCGGAGACGAGCCGCACCGAGGTGCTTTTGATGGATCAACCCGATGACGCCGCGCGATCCGCCTTGATGACGCGCGGCTATGTGCCAACGGCCGAAGCCACGGTCTGGCGCGGCATCCATCGCGCGGCCGAAGGACCCGTGTCGCTCGAGACCGCCGATCTCGGCCTCCCGATGGCGCAGATCCGGGAGTTGCGGCAGCGGCGTTTTCGGCTTGGCGACGCTTATGAGGCGATCGTCGGCCCCGGCGGCGCGTCTTGA
- a CDS encoding ABC transporter permease: protein MILAAVRVMALQVRRDIPTLVMTFALPPVIFVLLAAIFAGATGTELRLHVGILDRSHSSAGQRLVQALQQQPTFRTSIVTGNEAGLDTAVRDGGYTVGLLIRADPAADTGTTGAAPLLVIGSSSRPAAAAIVAGQVLQTLNEKLPDVALSRIIGDVERAGRLENDERKFLESAFSDEVGKGGGGFAFSRLVEQRNAANDAISGGPIAYYAGAVSAIFLLFAAMQGAATLLDERNGGIFARLQAGPYGLTPLLIGKFIFLTAQGALQVAAIYATAFLVYRVDMLANPGAWLITTALASAAAAALGLLVNACCATRQQAQLIMSFGVLIVSAIGGSMVPLYLMPPWLQNLSWLTPNAWMIAAFQVSLRTWATSGLLLQWTVLLAIAVAALTLAIASIGRREIE, encoded by the coding sequence TTGATCCTCGCTGCCGTTCGTGTGATGGCGCTTCAAGTGCGGCGGGATATTCCCACCCTCGTGATGACCTTCGCGTTGCCGCCTGTGATCTTCGTGTTGCTCGCCGCGATCTTCGCTGGCGCGACCGGAACCGAATTGCGGCTCCACGTCGGCATTTTGGATCGTTCGCACAGCAGCGCGGGCCAGCGGCTCGTGCAGGCGCTGCAGCAGCAGCCGACCTTTCGTACCAGCATCGTGACCGGCAACGAGGCCGGCCTCGACACCGCCGTCCGCGACGGCGGATATACGGTCGGGCTCCTGATCCGCGCCGACCCGGCTGCCGACACAGGCACGACGGGAGCGGCGCCGCTGCTGGTGATCGGCAGTTCGAGCCGGCCGGCCGCCGCCGCGATCGTGGCTGGACAAGTCCTGCAAACGCTGAACGAAAAGCTGCCGGACGTCGCCTTGTCGCGCATCATCGGGGATGTCGAACGCGCTGGACGGCTCGAGAACGACGAGCGCAAGTTTCTGGAAAGTGCGTTCTCCGACGAGGTCGGCAAGGGCGGCGGCGGCTTCGCCTTCTCCCGCCTGGTCGAGCAGCGCAATGCGGCCAACGACGCCATCTCGGGTGGACCGATCGCCTATTATGCCGGGGCGGTCTCCGCGATCTTCTTGCTGTTCGCCGCAATGCAGGGGGCCGCCACTCTGCTCGACGAACGCAATGGCGGCATTTTCGCTCGTCTCCAGGCCGGCCCCTATGGCCTCACACCGCTGCTGATCGGCAAATTTATCTTCCTGACCGCGCAGGGCGCCCTGCAGGTGGCTGCCATTTATGCGACGGCCTTCCTGGTCTATCGCGTCGACATGCTCGCCAACCCTGGGGCTTGGCTGATCACCACCGCGCTCGCCAGTGCGGCCGCGGCGGCGCTCGGCTTGCTGGTCAACGCCTGTTGCGCGACGCGGCAACAGGCTCAGTTGATCATGAGCTTCGGAGTTCTGATCGTCTCGGCCATCGGCGGCAGCATGGTTCCGCTCTATCTCATGCCGCCCTGGCTGCAGAACCTCAGCTGGCTCACGCCCAACGCCTGGATGATCGCGGCGTTCCAGGTCTCGCTTCGGACGTGGGCGACATCCGGCCTTCTGCTGCAATGGACCGTCCTGTTGGCCATCGCGGTGGCGGCCCTGACGCTGGCGATCGCGAGCATCGGGCGCCGCGAGATCGAATAG
- a CDS encoding class I SAM-dependent methyltransferase: protein MHVLLMRRLLRAAEMQREIGLRSFLSKMLHRLLRASGWIPRDYKTFLKHKTRVDLLFDTENGVETSGIDYIYGLTVDGPNARFGEAHIASDPSEFRTVFESVDVDYRRFTFVDLGSGKGRAVMLAAALPFKAIVGVEFTKELHAIATANVGKLPEPDRDRISLLHGDAAAYDFPTGPLIVFFYNPFGRAIMRQVADRLACSRQDSPRDILVVYLNPIFEESWVRAGWRVLRSSTEAALFQWPTSSQAAVVSHAEPETVLPA from the coding sequence ATGCATGTGTTATTGATGCGGCGATTGTTGCGTGCCGCTGAAATGCAGCGCGAGATCGGGCTGCGAAGCTTCCTCTCCAAAATGCTTCATCGGCTTCTTCGCGCAAGCGGGTGGATCCCCCGCGATTACAAAACATTCCTCAAGCACAAGACACGAGTCGATCTCCTGTTCGACACAGAAAACGGGGTCGAAACGAGCGGGATCGACTACATCTATGGGCTCACCGTCGATGGGCCGAACGCACGCTTTGGCGAAGCGCATATCGCGAGCGATCCGAGCGAATTCAGAACCGTTTTCGAAAGCGTGGATGTCGATTATCGGCGCTTCACTTTCGTCGATCTGGGGTCGGGAAAGGGCCGAGCCGTGATGTTGGCCGCCGCGTTGCCGTTCAAGGCGATCGTCGGCGTCGAATTCACCAAAGAACTTCATGCCATCGCGACCGCCAATGTCGGGAAGCTTCCAGAGCCAGACCGTGACCGCATCAGCCTGCTGCATGGGGATGCGGCCGCCTATGACTTTCCGACTGGACCCCTGATCGTCTTTTTTTACAACCCGTTTGGGCGCGCCATCATGCGGCAAGTCGCCGACCGCCTGGCCTGCTCACGCCAGGACAGCCCGCGCGACATTCTGGTCGTCTACCTCAATCCGATCTTCGAGGAATCGTGGGTCCGAGCGGGTTGGCGTGTCTTACGCTCCAGCACCGAAGCGGCGCTCTTTCAATGGCCGACCTCGAGCCAAGCCGCCGTCGTAAGTCACGCCGAGCCCGAGACCGTCTTACCGGCGTGA
- a CDS encoding aspartate aminotransferase family protein has product MAPTSPIPGRVNADMPGRSQRVTAAEHALMTRRETVLGPAYRLFYEEPVHLVRGEGVWLYDAAGDAYLDVYNNVASLGHGQPEVVAAVTRQWATLNTHTRYLHETILDYAEKLLGLFPEHLGHMMFTCTGSEANDLAYRIAKSHTGGTGVIVTDLAYHGVTDAVSQFSPSLGAGVPRGPHVRTVRAPDAYRRGDADLGAAVAADVRAAIADLHKHGIKPAMMICDAIFSSDGVFADPPGFLAEAAEAVREAGALWVADEVQSGFGRTGNALWGFMRHGLEPDMVTLGKPMGNGQPIGGVVMRPEVVAEFGRTSRYFNTFGGSPVSCAAGLAVLEVIERDALVANARQVGFYLRTALEELSNRHEAIGDVRGAGLFVGVEIVSDRAAKTADAATTTRVVNGLRRKRVLISASGPQANVLKLRPPIVFSTAHVDTFVAALDEALSDRSASPP; this is encoded by the coding sequence ATGGCCCCGACGAGCCCCATTCCCGGCAGGGTCAATGCCGATATGCCGGGGCGCTCGCAGCGTGTCACGGCGGCCGAGCACGCCCTGATGACGCGGCGCGAGACGGTGCTCGGCCCGGCCTATCGCTTATTCTACGAGGAGCCCGTTCATCTGGTGCGGGGTGAGGGCGTCTGGCTCTATGACGCGGCTGGCGATGCCTATCTTGATGTCTACAACAATGTCGCGTCCCTCGGTCACGGCCAGCCCGAAGTCGTCGCGGCGGTGACCCGGCAATGGGCGACCCTCAACACGCATACGCGCTATCTGCATGAGACGATCTTGGATTATGCCGAGAAACTGCTCGGCCTGTTCCCCGAGCATCTCGGCCATATGATGTTCACCTGCACCGGATCGGAAGCCAACGACCTCGCCTACCGGATCGCGAAGAGCCACACCGGCGGTACGGGCGTGATCGTCACGGATCTTGCCTACCACGGCGTCACCGACGCGGTCAGCCAGTTCTCGCCCTCGCTCGGCGCGGGTGTGCCGCGCGGCCCCCATGTTCGCACCGTGCGTGCTCCGGATGCCTATCGCCGGGGCGACGCCGATCTTGGGGCTGCCGTCGCGGCCGATGTCCGGGCCGCCATCGCCGATCTCCACAAGCACGGCATCAAGCCCGCCATGATGATCTGCGACGCGATCTTCTCCAGCGATGGCGTCTTTGCAGACCCGCCCGGGTTTCTGGCCGAAGCTGCCGAGGCCGTGCGTGAGGCGGGCGCTCTCTGGGTCGCTGACGAAGTCCAGTCGGGTTTTGGGCGAACCGGCAATGCTCTGTGGGGCTTCATGCGGCACGGCCTCGAGCCCGACATGGTGACGCTCGGCAAGCCGATGGGCAACGGGCAGCCGATCGGCGGGGTCGTTATGCGGCCCGAGGTGGTTGCCGAATTCGGCCGTACCTCGCGTTATTTCAACACCTTCGGCGGTAGTCCCGTCTCCTGCGCGGCCGGGCTCGCAGTGCTCGAGGTCATCGAGCGCGACGCGCTGGTCGCCAATGCGCGGCAGGTCGGCTTCTATCTCCGGACCGCACTCGAAGAGCTTTCAAACCGGCACGAAGCGATCGGCGACGTGCGCGGCGCAGGCCTCTTCGTCGGCGTCGAAATCGTCAGCGATAGGGCTGCCAAAACCGCTGATGCGGCCACGACCACGCGGGTCGTCAACGGATTACGGCGCAAGCGCGTGCTCATCAGCGCGTCAGGGCCACAAGCCAACGTGTTGAAGCTGCGGCCGCCCATTGTGTTCTCGACCGCCCATGTCGACACGTTCGTGGCGGCGCTCGACGAGGCTTTGTCCGATCGGTCGGCGTCGCCGCCATGA